In the Parus major isolate Abel unplaced genomic scaffold, Parus_major1.1 Scaffold474, whole genome shotgun sequence genome, one interval contains:
- the LOC107199163 gene encoding zinc finger protein 467-like, protein MSLSWKQSPAEAMPGAGNGHLDEHRDEDGDVPAEEKLLICPQCGTSLVWKQNSSSHLWQHLENQALGCALQPPQEPGAQDPQLPSQAAPAERPFVQDPQLPSQVPGADRSRDPRPLPQPPQAPGAQDHRPREPSAAGGPGCAQDPPQATPAQRPFTCPQCGRGFGRKAHLARHLLVHSGTRPHACARCGRRFSSKTNLGRHQAVHTGLRPHHCARCGRGFTRKTHLERHERTHSTGTGTRTGTGTGTATAGMGTGTATPGTGMGTATAGTGIAGSQLSWPEPPTLCP, encoded by the exons ATGAGCctcagctggaagcagagcccGGCGGAAGCGATGCCGGGAGCCGGGAATGGACACCTGGACGAGCACCGGGATGAGGACGGGGACGTCCCCGctgaggagaagctgctgaTTTGCCCCCAGTGTGGGACGAGCCTCGTCTGGAAGCAGAACTCGTCGTCGCACCTGTGGCAGCACCTGGAGAACCAAGCCCTcggctgtgccctgcagcccccgcAGGAGCCCGGGGCCCAGgacccccagctcccctcacAGGCGGCCCCGGCCGAGCGTCCCTTCGTGCAGGACCCCCAGCTCCCGTCACAGGTGCCCGGTGCCGACCGCAGCCGGGACCCCCGGCCCCTCCCGCAGCCCCCGCAAGCGCCCGGTGCCCAGGACCACCGGCCACGGGAGCCGAGTGCCGCGGGCGGCCCCGGCTGTGCCCAGGACCCCCCGCAGGCGACCCCCGCCCAGCGCCCCTTCACCTGCCCACAGTGCGGGCGCGGCTTCGGGCGCAAGGCGCACCTGGCGCGGCACCTGCTGGTGCACTCGGGCACCCGGCCCCACGCCTGCGCCCGCTGCGGCCGCCGCTTCAGCTCCAAGACAAACCTGGGCCGGCACCAGGCCGTGCACACCGGGCTGCGGCCCCACCACTGCGCCCGCTGCGGCCGCGGCTTCACCCGCAAAACTCACCTGGAGCGCCACGAGCGCACCCAcagcaccggcaccggcaccaGGACGG GCACGGGGACGGGCACGGCCACTGCTGGCATGGGGACAGGCACAGCCACTCCTGGCACGGGGATGGGCACGGCCACCGCTGGCACTGGCATCGCTGGGTCCCAGCTGAGCTGGCCAGAGCCCCCCACCCTCTGTCCCTGA
- the RARRES2 gene encoding retinoic acid receptor responder protein 2, with the protein MRLPVSLWLPLALAVAAVAAGQSPLQRRVLRDVLEYFHGRSNVHFLFKEREVDGVIEREDPSGTFVQLRVGLAQTACRKRAPQRHCRVLESRRKPTCLACYKFDTGDIPKVLDKYHNCGPSHHLAAKEIRQRDEAECRAVEEAGKGGDTPYLPGMFAFSRGLPA; encoded by the exons ATGAGGCTCCCGGTGTCCCTGTGGCTGCCGCTGGCCCTGGCGGTGGCCGCGGTGGCCGCGGGCCAGTCCCCGCTCCAGCGGCGCGTGCTCCGGGATGTGCTGGAATATTTCCACGGGCGCAGCAACGTGCACTTCCTCTTCAAGGAGCGGGAGGTGGACGGGGTCATCGAGAGG GAGGACCCTTCGGGGACGTTCGTGCAGCTGCGCGTGGGGCTGGCACAGACGGCGTGTCGGAAGCGAGCGCCGCAGCGGCACTGCCGGGTGCTGGAGAGCCGG CGGAAGCCGACCTGCCTGGCCTGCTACAAGTTCGACACCGGTGACATCCCCAAGGTGCTGGACAAGTACCACAACTGCGGCCCCAGCCACCACCTGGCGGCCAAG GAGATCCGGCAGCGGGACGAAGCCGAGTGCCGGGCGGTGGAGGAGGCCGGGAAAGGCGGGGACACGCCGTACCTGCCCGGAATGTTCGCCTTCTCCCGGGGGCTGCCAGCCTAG